From the Cryptomeria japonica chromosome 2, Sugi_1.0, whole genome shotgun sequence genome, one window contains:
- the LOC131051338 gene encoding (R,S)-reticuline 7-O-methyltransferase isoform X1, which translates to MASRVAELEVLIREEFDGQNRGEATMDSMKSDTISVDQNLEGFIDLWKLMFGFMYSLGLRWAVELEIPDIIAKCGPESTLSAEEIAGFLPSPSPNIDFLSRTLSFLATRGIFSQTLMPNSPIKYGLTPISKWLVKDTDNGGAKEGTFAPWLLLHTHEAVITPWYRLGESILSGSGFPFELVHGKLLFSLAESNPELGRLFNEAMGTYSKILVKDILAAYGDGFRKLEFMSLVDVGGGNGSTISAISRSFPNIKCCNFDLPEVISEAHSYAGVQHIAGDMFVSVPNADAIFMKLILHDWGDEECKKILKNCHEALPKQGKLIMVESVLPEPEAGQSKSSWCEEIGGIRDMIMLSHQRGKERREEEWIKLLQASGFNRYNIISLPSEPLQMSIIEAFPADG; encoded by the exons ATGGCAAGTAGGGTGGCCGAACTTGAAGTGCTTATAAGGGAGGAATTTGATGGGCAGAATCGTGGAGAGGCAACAATGGATTCCATGAAATCAGATACCATCTCTGTCGATCAGAACTTGGAAGGTTTTATCGATTTATGGAAGCTCATGTTCGGTTTTATGTACTCCCTGGGCCTGCGATGGGCTGTGGAATTGGAAATCCCAGACATCATTGCCAAGTGTGGACCTGAATCGACGCTTTCCGCAGAGGAAATTGCTGGATTTCTGCCTTCCCCTTCTCCCAACATAGATTTCCTCTCCCGCACACTCTCATTTCTGGCAACCAGAGGTATTTTCTCCCAAACCCTAATGCCCAATTCCCCCATTAAATACGGCCTTACCCCCATTTCAAAGTGGCTTGTCAAAGACACAGACAATGGAGGAGCAAAGGAAGGCACTTTTGCTCCCTGGTTGTTACTGCACACTCACGAAGCGGTAATTACACCATGGTATCGTTTGGGCGAGAGTATTTTGTCCGGGAGCGGTTTTCCGTTCGAGCTGGTTCACGGAAAACTGCTTTTCTCCCTGGCTGAGAGTAATCCTGAGCTTGGCAGGCTGTTTAACGAGGCAATGGGTACATATTCGAAGATTCTGGTGAAAGACATTTTAGCGGCTTATGGCGATGGATTCAGAAAGCTGGAGTTTATGTCTCTGGTGGACGTTGGCGGCGGAAATGGTTCCACAATTTCTGCCATTTCCCGCTCTTTCCCTAATATCAAATGCTGTAACTTTGATCTCCCTGAAGTAATCTCAGAGGCTCACAGTTATGCTG GTGTGCAACATATTGCGGGTGACATGTTTGTCAGCGTTCCAAATGCAGATGCTATATTTATGAAG TTAATATTGCATGACTGGGGAGACGAGGAGTGCAAGAAAATTCTGAAAAACTGTCATGAAGCTCTTCCAAAGCAAGGCAAATTGATAATGGTAGAATCGGTGTTGCCAGAGCCAGAGGCGGGGCAAAGCAAGTCCAGCTGGTGTGAAGAAATAGGAGGAATAAGAGATATGATAATGCTGTCACACCAAAGAGGCAAAGAGAGAAGGGAAGAAGAGTGGATAAAATTACTGCAGGCATCTGGGTTTAACCGTTACAATATCATCTCTTTGCCTTCTGAGCCTTTGCAAATGTCAATAATCGAAGCTTTCCCTGCTGACGGATAG
- the LOC131051338 gene encoding (R,S)-reticuline 7-O-methyltransferase isoform X2: MASRVAELEVLIREEFDGQNRGEATMDSMKSDTISVDQNLEGFIDLWKLMFGFMYSLGLRWAVELEIPDIIAKCGPESTLSAEEIAGFLPSPSPNIDFLSRTLSFLATRGIFSQTLMPNSPIKYGLTPISKWLVKDTDNGGAKEGTFAPWLLLHTHEAVITPWYRLGESILSGSGFPFELVHGKLLFSLAESNPELGRLFNEAMGTYSKILVKDILAAYGDGFRKLEFMSLVDVGGGNGSTISAISRSFPNIKCCNFDLPEVISEAHSYAGVQHIAGDMFVSVPNADAIFMKGHLFIMLGREA; this comes from the exons ATGGCAAGTAGGGTGGCCGAACTTGAAGTGCTTATAAGGGAGGAATTTGATGGGCAGAATCGTGGAGAGGCAACAATGGATTCCATGAAATCAGATACCATCTCTGTCGATCAGAACTTGGAAGGTTTTATCGATTTATGGAAGCTCATGTTCGGTTTTATGTACTCCCTGGGCCTGCGATGGGCTGTGGAATTGGAAATCCCAGACATCATTGCCAAGTGTGGACCTGAATCGACGCTTTCCGCAGAGGAAATTGCTGGATTTCTGCCTTCCCCTTCTCCCAACATAGATTTCCTCTCCCGCACACTCTCATTTCTGGCAACCAGAGGTATTTTCTCCCAAACCCTAATGCCCAATTCCCCCATTAAATACGGCCTTACCCCCATTTCAAAGTGGCTTGTCAAAGACACAGACAATGGAGGAGCAAAGGAAGGCACTTTTGCTCCCTGGTTGTTACTGCACACTCACGAAGCGGTAATTACACCATGGTATCGTTTGGGCGAGAGTATTTTGTCCGGGAGCGGTTTTCCGTTCGAGCTGGTTCACGGAAAACTGCTTTTCTCCCTGGCTGAGAGTAATCCTGAGCTTGGCAGGCTGTTTAACGAGGCAATGGGTACATATTCGAAGATTCTGGTGAAAGACATTTTAGCGGCTTATGGCGATGGATTCAGAAAGCTGGAGTTTATGTCTCTGGTGGACGTTGGCGGCGGAAATGGTTCCACAATTTCTGCCATTTCCCGCTCTTTCCCTAATATCAAATGCTGTAACTTTGATCTCCCTGAAGTAATCTCAGAGGCTCACAGTTATGCTG GTGTGCAACATATTGCGGGTGACATGTTTGTCAGCGTTCCAAATGCAGATGCTATATTTATGAAG GGACATTTATTCATTATGTTAGGAAGAGAAGCATAA
- the LOC131051338 gene encoding (R,S)-reticuline 7-O-methyltransferase isoform X3 — MASRVAELEVLIREEFDGQNRGEATMDSMKSDTISVDQNLEGFIDLWKLMFGFMYSLGLRWAVELEIPDIIAKCGPESTLSAEEIAGFLPSPSPNIDFLSRTLSFLATRGIFSQTLMPNSPIKYGLTPISKWLVKDTDNGGAKEGTFAPWLLLHTHEAVITPWYRLGESILSGSGFPFELVHGKLLFSLAESNPELGRLFNEAMGTYSKILVKDILAAYGDGFRKLEFMSLVDVGGGNGSTISAISRSFPNIKCCNFDLPEVISEAHSYAGVQHIAGDMFVSVPNADAIFMKAFLCRDIYSLC; from the exons ATGGCAAGTAGGGTGGCCGAACTTGAAGTGCTTATAAGGGAGGAATTTGATGGGCAGAATCGTGGAGAGGCAACAATGGATTCCATGAAATCAGATACCATCTCTGTCGATCAGAACTTGGAAGGTTTTATCGATTTATGGAAGCTCATGTTCGGTTTTATGTACTCCCTGGGCCTGCGATGGGCTGTGGAATTGGAAATCCCAGACATCATTGCCAAGTGTGGACCTGAATCGACGCTTTCCGCAGAGGAAATTGCTGGATTTCTGCCTTCCCCTTCTCCCAACATAGATTTCCTCTCCCGCACACTCTCATTTCTGGCAACCAGAGGTATTTTCTCCCAAACCCTAATGCCCAATTCCCCCATTAAATACGGCCTTACCCCCATTTCAAAGTGGCTTGTCAAAGACACAGACAATGGAGGAGCAAAGGAAGGCACTTTTGCTCCCTGGTTGTTACTGCACACTCACGAAGCGGTAATTACACCATGGTATCGTTTGGGCGAGAGTATTTTGTCCGGGAGCGGTTTTCCGTTCGAGCTGGTTCACGGAAAACTGCTTTTCTCCCTGGCTGAGAGTAATCCTGAGCTTGGCAGGCTGTTTAACGAGGCAATGGGTACATATTCGAAGATTCTGGTGAAAGACATTTTAGCGGCTTATGGCGATGGATTCAGAAAGCTGGAGTTTATGTCTCTGGTGGACGTTGGCGGCGGAAATGGTTCCACAATTTCTGCCATTTCCCGCTCTTTCCCTAATATCAAATGCTGTAACTTTGATCTCCCTGAAGTAATCTCAGAGGCTCACAGTTATGCTG GTGTGCAACATATTGCGGGTGACATGTTTGTCAGCGTTCCAAATGCAGATGCTATATTTATGAAG GCATTCTTGTGTAGGGACATTTATTCATTATGTTAG